The Candida dubliniensis CD36 chromosome 2, complete sequence genome contains a region encoding:
- a CDS encoding Nucleolar complex protein, putative (Similar to S. cerevisiae NOC4): protein MAPKRKSVKGGVEPKNKKVRAIIPQKDPDTLLSLEELTKLSNEIDESLKFNNLVPLLEQFKLIKTKLIKNIDSDVENTARKLALLLYRNFNKINDEIISNGGNSDRSALSEDKKIIIKWLSEKYTTFKDIICGFIKDKLAGPTSLQLDLLDIILNFIKSESQRKSSTSEVIFFPTQSYKSLIESILNSKNGKVSFDGTSENFIILEFLDKLQKYWDLQFYFYNNLSEVLNEWKQEKSEKDLQLVFANFLTILRKGLLFNEKTLEDEPLWIAPNKEGKLPSSLYKHTLFKSQFQKSVIAMLSYPLSQEQYKSVLMILHKRIIPYMSQPQALMDFLTDCYDLTDDLIVPILALNSLYELMKSYNLEYPDFYSKLYSLLTPELLYTKYRSRFFRLCDLFLSSTHLSANLVASFIKKLARISLAASASGVVIIIPFIYNLLKKHPTCMIMLHREDTETGYQDPFNSEEKNPLHTEAIKSSLWELDTLMTHYHPNVATLAKIFGEPFRKPSYNMEDFLDWSYNSLLQSEYDRKFKDKNSALEFEEFDKVLDAPNNGSKNSLLEGWTLV, encoded by the coding sequence ATGGCTCCGAAAAGAAAATCTGTGAAAGGTGGTGTTGAGcctaaaaataaaaaagtgAGGGCCATAATCCCGCAAAAGGATCCCGATACTTTATTATCTTTGGAAGAACTAACCAAGTTGAGTAATGAAATCGATGAATCACTAAAATTTAACAACTTAGTTCCATTATTAGaacaattcaaattgataaaaacgaaattgattaaaaacATTGATTCCGATGTTGAAAATACAGCCCGTAAGCTAGCACTTTTACTTTAcagaaatttcaataaaattaatgatgaaataaTCTCGAACGGTGGTAACAGTGATAGATCTGCCCTTTCCGAggataaaaaaataatcatcaaatgGTTACTGGAAAAATATACAACTTTCAAAGACATTATTTGTGGGTTTATTAAAGACAAATTGGCTGGTCCGACTTCATTACAGTTGGATTTGCTTGACATcattttgaatttcattAAGTCAGAAAGTCAACGTAAATCGTCAACATCAGAAGTGATATTCTTCCCTACTCAGTCTTACAAGTCATTAATTGAAAGCATTTTGAATAGTAAAAATGGGAAAGTTCTGTTTGATGGTACTTCcgaaaattttattattttggaATTTCTTGATAAGCTTCAAAAGTATTGGGACTTACAATTTTACTTTTACAACAATTTGTCAGAAGTATTGAATGAATGGAAGCAAGAAAAGTCTGAAAAAGATTTGCAGCTTGTTTTTGCCAATTTTTTAACCATTTTACGAAAGGGTTTATTATTCAACGAAAAAACATTAGAGGATGAACCACTTTGGATTGCACCCAATAAGGAAGGAAAATTGCCTTCTTCATTGTACAAACACACTTTGTTCAAGTCACAATTCCAAAAATCAGTAATTGCAATGCTATCATATCCTTTGTCACAAGAACAGTACAAGTCAGTATTAATGATCTTACACAAGAGAATAATACCATATATGTCCCAACCGCAAGCATTGATGGATTTTTTGACTGATTGTTATGATCTTACTGACGATTTAATTGTTCCCATACTAGCATTAAATTCATTGTATGAGTTGATGAAAAGTTATAATTTGGAGTATCCAGACTTTTATTCCAAGTTATATTCGTTGTTGACGCCAGAGCTTTTATATACAAAGTACCGTTCAAGGTTTTTCCGTTTATGCGATTTGTTTTTAAGCTCAACTCATTTATCAGCCAATTTGGTTGCgtcatttattaaaaagtTAGCCAGAATATCGTTAGCTGCAAGTGCTTCGGGGGTTGTTATCATCATACCATTTATatacaatttattgaaaaaacaCCCCACTTGTATGATCATGTTGCACAGGGAAGATACGGAAACTGGTTACCAAGATCCGTTCAACAGCGAAGAAAAAAACCCTTTGCATACTGAGGCCATCAAGTCGTCACTATGGGAGTTAGATACTTTAATGACACACTACCATCCTAACGTTGCGACCTTGGCGAAAATATTTGGTGAGCCTTTCAGGAAACCAAGCTACAACATGGAGGATTTCTTGGATTGGAGTTATAATTCGTTGTTACAAAGCGAGTATGATAGAAAATTCAAAGATAAAAACTCAGCTTTAGAGTTCGAAGAGTTTGATAAAGTACTTGATGCTCCAAACAATGGCAGCAAAAATCTGTTATTAGAAGGGTGGACTTTAGTTTAA
- a CDS encoding Trimethyl guanosine synthase, putative (Similar to S. cerevisiae TGS1), with protein sequence MYGTNNDLAADDNATDNKLLPQSIPINLEANKVTKKRKKKRKKKKKTRKQNTGNSELHRIEQETQITPHNEEKKSPAPLAYDYDPLSYNQYILPSETSQEGFKRYQGELLTHTVDTLPAPVKKFWKRRYALFEKFDEGIYLSSELWYSVTAESIAKYTAGLFRDLLPNATSGLDLCCGGGGNTIQFAKLFDHIGALDINPINLYCTEHNCNVYGVQDNVWMIEADWNEVSKLKDGNINIAWIPESIRRFENEEKVQFDFVFSSPPWGGTNYNRKVFDLNSMEPFPITRMLKQIKQYTNNVGLYLPRSSNLKQLKTAVLKTFGKEGKCRVVHLRSDGRIIAILALIGKELTENFDSMFNDKEDEGDASDGICSDEIQISENEMVERTTNASYDYRQDSNNDEDMTEDSDDTGHEVGSESKSENDPASDDNVNNKPKSRKKGKDSTKKVSEEELQKIIQEYVNSGSTFQFEEVLEDYESDDKV encoded by the coding sequence ATGTATGGTACCAATAACGACCTCGCTGCAGATGATAATGCGACAGATAACAAATTGCTACCTCAGTCTATTCCCATCAATCTCGAAGCAAATAAAGTAACCAAAAAACGcaaaaagaagaggaaaaagaagaagaaaaccAGAAAGCAGAATACTGGAAATTCAGAACTACATAGAATAGAACAGGAAACCCAAATAACACCTCACAacgaagaaaaaaaatctcCTGCTCCGCTAGCCTATGATTATGATCCTCTAAGTTATAATCAGTACATTTTACCATCCGAGACGTCTCAGGAAGGATTTAAAAGGTATCAAGGTGAATTATTGACCCATACAGTTGATACTCTTCCAGCACCAGTCAagaaattttggaaaagaaGGTATgcattatttgaaaaatttgatgaagGGATATACTTATCATCCGAATTATGGTATAGTGTAACGGCAGAATCCATTGCCAAATATACAGCAGGTCTATTTCGCGATTTATTGCCCAATGCTACATCAGGGTTGGATCTATGTTGTGGAGGAGGAGGGAATACTATACAATTTGCTAAGCTTTTTGACCACATTGGTGCTCTTGATATAAATCCCATAAATCTATATTGTACAGAACACAACTGCAATGTTTATGGTGTTCAAGATAATGTCTGGATGATTGAAGCCGATTGGAATGAAGTCAGCAAATTGAAGGATGGAAATATAAACATAGCTTGGATTCCCGAGAGCATTCGCCGctttgaaaatgaagagaaagtacaatttgattttgtttttagttCTCCGCCTTGGGGTGGAACAAATTATAATCGAAAGGTGTTTGACTTGAATTCAATGGAACCATTTCCTATTACAAGAATGCTAAAGCAGATAAAGCAATACACCAATAATGTTGGGTTATACCTACCGCGACTGCTGAACTTAAAACAACTTAAAACAGCAGTATTGAAAACTTTTGGTAAAGAAGGGAAGTGTCGAGTTGTCCATCTTCGTTCAGATGGTAGAATTATTGCAATTTTAGCATTGATAGGCAAGGAGCTAACAGAGAATTTTGATAGTATGtttaatgataaagaagATGAAGGTGATGCAAGCGATGGAATTTGTTCAGatgaaattcaaattagTGAAAACGAAATGGTTGAACGTACCACAAATGCCTCATATGATTATCGTCAGGACAGCAACAACGATGAAGATATGACTGAAGATAGTGATGACACAGGGCATGAAGTTGGTAGCGAGAGCAAAAGTGAAAACGACCCCGCTAGCGATGATAAtgtcaacaacaaaccaAAGCTGAGAAAGAAAGGCAAAGATTCAACCAAAAAGGTgtctgaagaagaattacaGAAAATTATACAAGAATACGTAAATTCAGGGAGTacatttcaatttgaagAGGTTTTAGAGGACTATGAAAGTGATGACAAAGTTTAA
- a CDS encoding Protein involved in DNA replication, putative (Similar to S. cerevisiae MCM3) produces MDDRFLNPPSTADQDDTTQPLDAIFGDRVRRFQEFLDRIDSNTGIDYRSIIKDMLIKSKFRLSVSIDEIREFDREFWLGLLNQPADYLPACERALRDTVLAIYDPQDPSFPHDSYDPNQQYYLSFKGAFGGHSLTPRSIDSSFLSKMVSIEGIVTRASLVRPKVIRSVHYAEKTGRFYAREYRDQTTSFDAIATPAIYPTEDMEGNKLTTEYGYSTYRDYQKISVQEMPETAPPGQLPRSVDVILDDDLVDLTKPGDRVQIVGVYRALGGAANNSSSFKTVVLSNSVYLLHARSTGVASQEKLTDQDIRNINKLAKDRKIFDILSRSLAPSIYGFEYIKKAVLLMLMGGVEKNLDNGTHLRGDINILMVGDPSTAKSQVLRFVLNTASLAIATTGRGSSGVGLTAAVTTDKETGERRLEAGAMVLADRGIVCIDEFDKMSDIDRVAIHEVMEQQTVTIAKAGIHTSLNARCSVIAAANPVFGQYDVHKDPHKNIALPDSLLSRFDLLFVVTDDVNPTRDRVISEHVLRMHRFVPPGLMEGEPIREKSAVTLAVGDDETNEQELLEQPMFEKFNTLLHAGIQNKKTNNILSIPFLKKYVQYAKQRVQPVLTKGASDYIVSTYSSLRNDLIGNNQRNTAPITARTLETLIRLATAHAKVRLSKTVDVKDAKVAEELLRYALFKEVAKKTKKRQKTANIVDSEEEEEEESDAEMEKSDDEIIPRQSTRRTRTAAQTQPPQQQQQASPSPTPEPPLGHRDDGDDDGVGEELEQFHLSSSQQQQQQYLQPLTERSSSNIVSSTNTNAISIERLNIFKRILAQVSRSSLFANEQAVANYRDVTRAINEQMEQEDIFSEQELTAGFEVMSSENKFYLESDKIWKI; encoded by the coding sequence atggatGACCGATTTTTGAATCCACCATCTACAGCTGATCAAGATGATACTACTCAACCACTTGATGCCATCTTTGGTGATAGAGTAAGGAGATTTCAAGAGTTTTTAGATCGAATTGATTCTAATACAGGTATAGATTACAGATCCATTATCAAAGATATGTTAATCAAAAGCAAGTTTAGATTAAgtgtttcaattgatgagATAAGAGAGTTTGACAGAGAATTTTGGTTAGGGTTGCTCAACCAACCAGCTGACTATCTACCAGCTTGCGAAAGAGCTTTAAGAGACACGGTTTTGGCTATTTACGACCCACAGGATCCAAGCTTTCCACATGATAGTTATGACCCCAATCAACAgtattatttatcatttaaagGAGCTTTTGGAGGACACTCACTTACTCCTAGATCGATTGATTCCAGCTTTCTTTCCAAAATGGTTTCCATCGAAGGTATTGTGACTAGAGCTTCATTGGTAAGACCAAAGGTTATAAGATCGGTTCATTATGCTGAAAAGACAGGGAGATTTTATGCACGTGAATACCGTGACCAAACAACATCTTTTGATGCAATTGCAACTCCGGCTATATATCCAACTGAAGATATGGAAGGTAACAAATTAACTACAGAATACGGTTATTCCACTTACAGAGATTATCAGAAGATTTCTGTACAAGAAATGCCAGAAACAGCACCTCCAGGTCAATTACCAAGATCGGTTGACGTTATTTTGGATGATGATTTGGTGGATTTGACAAAACCAGGTGATCGTGTTCAAATTGTTGGTGTATATCGTGCCTTAGGGGGTGCCGCAAACAATAGCTCTTCTTTCAAAACAGTTGTTTTGAGTAATTCTGTCTACTTGCTACATGCCAGATCAACTGGGGTTGCTTCTCAAGAAAAGTTAACTGATCAAGATATtagaaatataaataaacttGCAAAGGATAGAAAgatttttgatattttatcCCGTTCGTTGGCTCCTTCAATTTATGGGTTTGAGTATATCAAGAAAGCTGTTTTGCTTATGTTGATGGGTGGTGTTGAGAAAAACTTAGACAATGGTACACACTTGAGAGGTGAcattaatattttgatgGTTGGTGACCCATCCACCGCCAAATCACAGGTTTTGCGGTTTGTGTTGAACACTGCCTCGTTGGCTATTGCCACCACTGGTAGAGGATCATCAGGTGTAGGTTTAACGGCAGCTGTCACCACTGACAAGGAAACAGGAGAAAGAAGATTAGAGGCTGGTGCAATGGTATTGGCTGACAGAGGTATTGTTtgtattgatgaatttgataaaatgtCAGATATTGATAGAGTGGCCATTCACGAGGTGATGGAACAACAGACAGTCACTATTGCTAAGGCTGGTATTCACACTTCATTAAATGCTCGTTGCTCAGTCATCGCTGCGGCTAATCCTGTTTTTGGACAGTACGATGTCCATAAAGATCCACACAAAAACATTGCGTTGCCCGATTCATTATTGTCTCGTTTTGATTTGCTATTTGTGGTCACAGATGATGTTAACCCAACAAGAGACAGGGTCATTTCTGAACATGTTTTAAGAATGCACAGGTTTGTTCCACCTGGATTGATGGAGGGAGAACCAATCAGAGAAAAGTCAGCAGTAACATTGGCTGTCGGAGATGATGAAACCAACGAACAAGAGTTATTAGAACAACCGatgtttgaaaaattcaacacATTATTGCATGCTGGtattcaaaacaaaaagacgaataatattctttcaattccattcttgaaaaaatatGTCCAGTACGCCAAGCAAAGAGTGCAACCCGTGTTGACGAAAGGTGCGTCCGACTACATTGTTAGTACATATTCCTCCTTGAGAAACGATTTGATAGGTAACAACCAAAGAAATACTGCTCCAATAACAGCAAGAACTTTAGAGACATTGATTCGTTTAGCCACAGCTCACGCAAAAGTCCGTTTATCCAAAACCGTTGATGTGAAAGATGCAAAGGTTGCTGAAGAGTTATTGAGATATGCATTATTCAAAGAAGTAGCCAAGAAGACAAAAAAGAGACAAAAGACTGCCAACATAGTGGACTCagaggaagaggaggaagaggaaTCCGACGCGGAAATGGAAAAATCTGACGATGAAATAATTCCTAGACAAAGTACTAGAAGAACTAGAACCGCAGCTCAAACACAGCCTccacagcaacaacaacaagcatCTCCTTCGCCGACACCCGAGCCACCACTTGGACACCGAGACGATGGAGATGACGATGGAGTTGGTGAGGAATTGGAGCAATTCCATTTGTCATCatctcaacaacaacaacaacagtattTGCAGCCATTGACAGAGAGATCATCAAGCAACATTGTATCATCTACCAACACAAATGCAATCAGCATTGAAAGattgaatattttcaaGAGAATACTAGCCCAGGTGTCACgttcttcattatttgcAAACGAACAGGCTGTGGCAAACTATCGTGATGTTACTCGTGCTATCAATGAACAAATGGAACAAGAAGACATTTTCTCAGAGCAAGAGTTGACTGCTGGATTTGAGGTGATGAGTTctgaaaacaaattttatcTAGAAAGTGATaagatttggaaaatttaA
- a CDS encoding Heat shock protein (Similar to S. cerevisiae SSC1), producing the protein MLSARNSLKNISRQFPKALTRAQSTTAAPTGPVIGIDLGTTNSAVAVMEGKTPKILENSEGGRTTPSIVAFTKDGERLVGIPAKRQAVVNPSDTLFATKRLIGRRYEDPEVQRDINQVPYKIVKHGNGDAWLEARGEQYSPQQIGGFILNKMKETAEAALSKKVNSAVVTCPAYFNDAQRQATKDAGKIVGLNVLRVINEPTAAALAYGLEKKDGEVVAVFDLGGGTFDVSILDIGAGVFEVKSTNGDTHLGGEDFDIALVRYIVDAFKKESGIDLEKDKMAIQRIREAAEKAKIELSSTVSTEINLPFITADASGPKHINQKISRAQFEQLVEPLIKKTIEPCKKALKDAGLSTSDISEVILVGGMSRMPKVVETVKSIFGKEPSKGINPDEAVAMGAAIQGGILAGEVKDVVLLDVTPLSLGIETMGGVFARLISRNTTIPAKKSQIFSTAAAGQTSVEIRVFQGERELTRDNKLIGNFTLSGIPPAPKGVPQIEVTFDIDTDGIIKVSARDKATNKDASITVAGSSGLSDAEIEKMVNDAEKFAESDKARREAIESANRADQLCNDTENSLNEHKEKLSSEAVQKVQDQIQQLREIVLKAQAGEEVSPEELKQKTEELQNEAINLFKDLYKDGGESSGSSEQPKN; encoded by the coding sequence ATGTTATCAGCTAGAAATTCCTTGAAGAATATTAGTCGTCAATTCCCTAAAGCACTTACTCGTGCTCAATCCACTACTGCCGCTCCAACCGGTCCAGTTATTGGTATTGATTTAGGTACTACCAACTCAGCTGTTGCTGTTATGGAAGGTAAGACCCCAAAGATTTTAGAAAACTCAGAAGGTGGAAGAACTACTCCATCGATTGTTGCTTTCACTAAAGATGGTGAAAGATTGGTTGGTATTCCTGCCAAACGTCAAGCTGTTGTCAACCCAAGTGACACTTTGTTTGCCACCAAACGTTTGATTGGTCGTCGTTACGAAGACCCAGAAGTCCAAAGAGATATTAACCAAGTTCCATACAAAATTGTCAAACACGGCAATGGTGATGCTTGGTTAGAAGCTAGAGGTGAACAATATTCCCCACAACAAATTGGTGGTTTCATTTTGAACAAGATGAAGGAAACCGCTGAAGCTGCTTTGAGCAAGAAGGTTAACAGTGCTGTTGTCACCTGTCCAGCTTATTTCAATGATGCCCAAAGACAAGCCACCAAGGATGCTGGTAAAATTGTTGGTTTGAATGTTTTGAGAGTTATCAATGAACCAACTGCTGCTGCCTTGGCCTATGGtttagaaaagaaagatggTGAAGTTGTTGCTGTCTTTGATTTGGGTGGTGGTACTTTTGATGTTTCCATCTTAGATATTGGTGCTGGTGTGTTCGAAGTCAAATCTACCAATGGTGATACTCATTTGGGTGGTGAAGATTTTGATATCGCTTTAGTTAGATACATTGTTGATGCCTTCAAGAAGGAATCTGGTATCGACTTAGAAAAAGACAAGATGGCCATCCAAAGAATCAGAGAAGCTGCTGAAAAAGCTAAGATCGAATTGTCTTCTACTGTATCAACTGAAATCAACTTGCCATTTATTACTGCTGATGCTTCTGGTCCAAAACACATTAACCAAAAGATTTCAAGAGCtcaatttgaacaattagTTGAACCATTGATCAAGAAAACCATTGAACCATGTAAAAAGGCTTTGAAGGATGCTGGTTTATCTACTTCTGACATTTCTGAAGTTATCCTTGTTGGTGGTATGTCAAGAATGCCAAAGGTTGTTGAAACTGTCAAATCTATTTTCGGTAAAGAACCATCCAAAGGTATCAACCCTGATGAAGCTGTTGCTATGGGTGCTGCCATTCAAGGTGGTATTTTAGCTGGTGAAGTTAAGGATGTTGTTTTGTTAGATGTTACCCCATTGTCCTTGGGTATCGAAACCATGGGTGGTGTCTTTGCTAGATTGATTTCTAGAAACACTACTATTCCAGCCAAAAAGTCTCAAATCTTCTctactgctgctgctggtCAAACTTCTGTTGAAATCAGAGTGTTCCAAGGTGAAAGAGAATTAACCAGAGacaataaattgattggtAACTTTACTTTATCTGGTATTCCACCAGCTCCAAAGGGTGTTCCACAAATTGAAGTCACTTTTGACATTGACACTGATGGTATTATTAAAGTTTCTGCACGTGATAAGGCCACCAACAAAGATGCTTCTATTACAGTTGCTGGTTCTTCCGGTTTGTCCGATGCCGAAATCGAAAAAATGGTTAACGATGCTGAAAAATTCGCTGAATCAGACAAGGCTAGAAGAGAAGCCATTGAATCTGCCAACAGAGCTGATCAATTATGTAACGATACTGAAAACTCATTGAATGAacacaaagaaaaattgtcCAGTGAAGCTGTTCAAAAAGTTCAAGATCAAATACAACAATTGAGAgaaattgttttgaaaGCACAAGCCGGTGAAGAAGTTTCACCAGAAGAATTGAAGCAAAAGACCGAAGAATTGCAAAACGAAGCCATCAACCTTTTCAAAGACTTGTACAAAGACGGTGGTGAATCATCTGGCTCTTCTGAACAACCAAAGAACTAA